In Dehalococcoidia bacterium, the sequence CCCGGGACGGAACAACTCATCTTCGTAGCCAGGGCCGGGAGTTCTAGTTGAAGATCGCACTCGACGCCATGGGCGGCGACAAGGCGCCCCTCGAGACAGTAAAGGGGGCCGTCCAGGCGGCACAGACATACGGCGTCGAGATCACCCTCGTTGGCCCGGCGGCCACCATCGAACGCGAGCTAAAGAAGTACGGCGCCCACCCGCGCGGCATCTCCATCGTCCCGGCCGGCGAGGCCATCGACATGGAGGAGGACGAGATCGTAAAGGCGGTGCGCAGCCGCCGCGACGCGTCGATCAACGTCGCCCACCACCTCGTCCGTGACGGCGAGGCCGACGCGGTCGTGTCGGCGGGGAACACGGGCGCCGTCATGGCCTCCGCCATTACGGTCCTCGGCCGCATCCGCGGCATCGAGCGGCCTGCGGTCGCGACCCTGCTGCCCTATAACGAGGGACGCGTGCTCCTCCTGGACATCGGCGCCAACCCGGAGTGCAAGCCCTCGTACCTTGTGCAGTTCGCGCAGATGGGCTCGGTGTACATGGAGAAGGTGGTCGGAGTGCGCAATCCACGCGTCGCCCTCCTGAACATCGGCGAGGAGGCCGTCAAAGGCAACGACCTGACCAAGGAGGCCTACGAACGCCTCAGCGACGCAAACGTGAACTTCACGGGCAACATCGAGGGGGTCGAGATCCACAAGGGTAAGGCCGAGGTCGTCGTTACGGACGGCTTCACCGGCAACATCGCGCTCAAGGTCGGTGAGGGGCTGGCGGACTACATACTCGAGCAGGTGCGGGCCGTGATTAAGAGTAGCCCCCTCTTCATCGCCGCGTCGCTCCTCATGCGGCCGGCCCTGAGACGGGCTCTGAAGCGACTGCAGTACGAAGAATATGGAGGCGCGTACCTCCTGGGCGTAAACGGCGTCGTGGTAATCGCGCACGGCCGCGCCGATGCGAGCGCCATAACGAACGCGGTGCGTGTCGCGAAGATCGCGGCCGAAAGCGGCCTCATCGAGACGCTGCGGGAGTCGCTGGCGCGCCACCACGCGACCGCCGAGGCAGCGGCCACCTGATGGGCGCGATGAGCGGCCGCGGGCTCTCTAGCGCGGCAGCGACTCCCTGCCGTCCGCAGCCCCGGTTCCGCTGACCGGCCATGGACATCGTGGAAGTGACCGCGGCCCGGCGCTTCTCGCGCGAGCGCGCGAACCGCATTGGACTGATCGACAGGCCGCGCCTGGTCTGCGACCTCGTGTGCCTCGAACCTGGCCAGCGGGAGCCTCGCCGCGACCCGACGGCCTCGGACGAAATGTATTACATCATCGAAGGCAAGGGCGTGGTGCGCATCGGCCAGCACGAGTACGAGATCTCTGCCGGACAA encodes:
- the plsX gene encoding phosphate acyltransferase PlsX — protein: MKIALDAMGGDKAPLETVKGAVQAAQTYGVEITLVGPAATIERELKKYGAHPRGISIVPAGEAIDMEEDEIVKAVRSRRDASINVAHHLVRDGEADAVVSAGNTGAVMASAITVLGRIRGIERPAVATLLPYNEGRVLLLDIGANPECKPSYLVQFAQMGSVYMEKVVGVRNPRVALLNIGEEAVKGNDLTKEAYERLSDANVNFTGNIEGVEIHKGKAEVVVTDGFTGNIALKVGEGLADYILEQVRAVIKSSPLFIAASLLMRPALRRALKRLQYEEYGGAYLLGVNGVVVIAHGRADASAITNAVRVAKIAAESGLIETLRESLARHHATAEAAAT